One region of Lytechinus pictus isolate F3 Inbred chromosome 8, Lp3.0, whole genome shotgun sequence genomic DNA includes:
- the LOC129267308 gene encoding myosin-1-like: MASSEIEKEKEISYLRQEILTYTPGTASPGEDERVACLYPRKLIIYMIDVITDGASDTVLANLRSALLVDEPVGESLKEPFNEEDREIRLTEFISVIIHHHVTGEAVDQLQVKALSAVVGCFLVAIGESGVALSQFLMSDWISPISDITGRPPIILMICDLGKQHADWTRGQLRDIGIIDIFEMPFPGNLSLEEDLELLRMLQRCLVESDEGVKIRFAKTMEEMCRDPAFRRIYEQALEGSKRAKQLEKVIEQERERSKDMEDLKERREEEIRTRERDWQKKLDDRDGDIKALSDIVQMTWGRNETGLEAVQQQVEQLKEEREANRARHQEGKLAMETEWKVERDALEERIHALTDAVKKADQTEEKLRKEVEEVKNESDELRIKHDDEKVALEAKLKYEEESKEEAMKQAIKDKEFTEEATRQKLNALLTEREEEKAAHLKEKRLLKRRVKKEETRIEQLERETQKLRNKIQIESEMRSMEQQRASERSGFSSFAIRLISGSQMDLTRGTHVGDKQGFVHLAADSTHSLGMLGTKSPPARDEFTDILKQIADDLFDEAMIDSLGGQLGIIQGDIERAIKTNMRFHKITSDGTYEMLKEWKKGVSGEDERIELRRALVAAKLVDMADRYLPQEVEAALETPDLINKNREKDTNIECEEDGEVPKEGISKGKERANQSYDKNEIKQLETVESDQNEDVDSDVSDDVAKQQELERRALMFVQKDGNTNGLEMRKAGVNFNIGNIEGTDNPPSDASIVTEIHETQLVEDTSGDGAHDIIIPDTELKHGSRRETGQFGERLGVGMKSEPFFRWRLNNSSDPVKFSCICC, translated from the exons ATGGCGTCTTCGGAAAtcgagaaagagaaagaaatttcGTATTTGCGGCAAGAGATCCTAACCTACACCCCTGGGACTGCATCCCCGGGTGAGGATGAGAGGGTGGCCTGTCTCTATCCGAGAAAACTTATCATCTACATGATTGACGTCATCACTGATGGTGCCTCAGATACTGTCCTGGCAAACCTAAGATCTGCACTTCTTGTTGATGAGCCTGTAGGTGAAAGCCTCAAGGAACCATTTAATGAAGAAGATCGTGAAATACGTCTTACTGAGTTTATATCAGTCATTATACATCATCATGTTACAG GAGAAGCTGTTGACCAACTGCAAGTGAAAGCGCTTTCTGCGGTAGTTGGATGCTTCCTTGTCGCAATAGG AGAATCAGGTGTGGCACTTTCTCAGTTTCTAATGTCTGATTGGATATCACCAATATCTGACATCACAG GCCGGCCTCCTATTATCTTAATGATATGTGACCTGGGAAAACAGCATGCCGACTGGACGAGAGGGCAGCTTAGAGATATTGGGATCATCGATATATTTGAAATGCCATTTCCTGGAAACCTGTCTCTCGAGGAAGATTTGGAACTCCTCAGAATGCTTCAAAGGTGCCTGGTCGAGAGTGACGAAGGGGTAAAGATAAGGTTTGCCAAGACCATGGAGGAAATGTGCAGAGATCCGGCATTTCGAAGGATTTACGAGCAAGCATTGGAAGGTAGCAAGAGGGCCAAACAGTTGGAGAAAGTCATAGAGCAAGAACGAGAGAGAAGCAAAGATATGGAGGATCTTAAGGAAAGACGTGAAGAGGAGATACGAACCAGGGAGAGGGACTGGCAGAAGAAACTGGACGACAGAGATGGCGATATCAAGGCTTTGTCAGACATTGTCCAAATGACATGGGGGAGGAATGAGACTGGTCTCGAGGCTGTTCAGCAGCAGGTTGAACAActaaaggaagagagagaagcAAACAGAGCACGCCACCAGGAAGGCAAACTCGCCATGGAAACAGAATGGAAGGTCGAAAGAGATGCACTAGAAGAGCGTATACATGCTCTGACTGACGCAGTCAAAAAGGCGGATCAAACGGAGGAGAAACTCAGAAAAGAGGTTGAGGAGGTAAAGAACGAGAGTGACGAATTGAGGATAAAACATGATGACGAGAAGGTTGCTTTGGAAGCAAAGTTGAAGTACGAAGAAGAATCTAAGGAGGAAGCGATGAAACAGGCGATCAAAGACAAAGAGTTTACTGAAGAGGCAACGCGACAGAAACTTAACGCGCTCTTGACCGAACGGGAGGAAGAAAAGGCGGCCCATCTCAAGGAGAAACGTTTATTAAAACGACGGGTGAAGAAAGAAGAAACACGCATAGAACAATTGGAGCGGGAAACCCAGAAACTGAGGAATAAGATTCAAATTGAAAGTGAGATGCGATCCATGGAACAGCAAAGAGCATCAGAGAGATCTGGCTTTTCAAGTTTCGCCATCCGGTTGATTTCAGGATCACAGATGGATCTAACTAGAG GTACTCATGTCGGGGATAAGCAAGGATTTGTGCATCTAGCAGCAGATTCAACACACTCATTAGGCATGTTAGG GACGAAGTCACCACCAGCTCGTGACGAGTTTACGGACATCCTAAAGCAGATAGCAGACGATCTTTTCGATGAAGCCATGATTGACAGCCTTGGCGGTCAGCTGGGAATCATCCAGGGAGACATTGAGAGAGCCATCAAAACCAACATGAGATTTCACAAGATTACGAGTGATGGGACGTACGAGATGCTGAAGGAGTGGAAAAAGGGCGTGTCCGGGGAAGATGAACGGATTGAACTTAGGAGGGCGCTGGTGGCTGCTAAGCTAGTCGACATGGCTGATCGATATCTGCCACAAG AAGTGGAAGCAGCCTTGGAAACCCCCGACCTTATAAACAAGAATAGGGAGAAAGACACCAACATAGAATGTGAGGAGGATGGAGAGGTTCCGAAAGAGGGCATCAGCAAAGGTAAGGAAAGGGCTAACCAGTCTTATGATAAAAACGAAATCAAACAATTAGAGACGGTTGAATCCGATCAAAACGAAGACGTAGACTCTGACGTATCTGACGATGTCGCTAAACAGCAAGAGCTAGAGCGAAGGGCattgatgtttgttcaaaaagATGGCAATACCAATGGTTTGGAAATGCGGAAAGCTGGAGtaaattttaacattggtaaCATCGAAGGAACTGACAACCCTCCATCTGATGCATCGATCGTTACTGAGATTCATGAGACACAGCTGGTAGAAGATACGAGTGGAGATGGTGCGCATGACATCATAATACCAGATACAGAGTTAAAACATGGGAGCAGAAGGGAAACGGGGCAGTTTGGAGAACGGTTGGGGGTAGGAATGAAGAGTGAACCATTTTTTAGATGGAGGCTGAACAATAGTTCGGATCCGGTCAAATTCTCTTGTATTTGCTGTTAA